A single region of the Triticum dicoccoides isolate Atlit2015 ecotype Zavitan chromosome 2B, WEW_v2.0, whole genome shotgun sequence genome encodes:
- the LOC119361466 gene encoding uncharacterized protein LOC119361466, with translation MHHIYSLVPLRDAARAACVSHGFLLFWRCYSNLTFNVSTLGLARKKSEDWGIFLIDIVDRILRNHSGNGVETLDLCLLSCENIDPSYLDRWLQIAVRSGIKEVTLEMSNFMKKKYSFPCSVLSDDAAASSIRSLCLSACVFRPTTTLGCLRRLNALSLLSVQITDEGLGHLLSKSFALQQLFIFRCNAITCVKIPSMLQQLKLLTIKLCEKLQVVEINAPRLSSFHFDGALVKISVVDPSPLRDVYFSSPRQSRMLSYARTRLPSITRNVRCLTLVSSDEDVNIPMLHSKFPRLKKLEIYIKRPQAVLSLISFLDASPALDSFILRVDANVLRPDSVVGGENAADDPRWKPESRHDCLRQEV, from the exons ATGCACCATATATATTCTCTGGTGCCACTGCGAGATGCTGCTCGTGCCGCCTGCGTCTCCCATGGATTTCTGCTTTTCTGGAGATGCTATTCCAACCTTACATTCAACGTGTCAACACTTGGGTTGGCTCGCAAGAAATCCGAGGATTGGGGAATCTTTCTCATCGATATAGTTGACCGCATTCTTAGGAACCATTCTGGGAATGGGGTGGAGACACTCGATCTGTGCCTCCTATCTTGCGAAAATATTGACCCTTCCTACCTGGACAGATGGCTGCAGATTGCTGTTCGTTCGGGGATCAAAGAAGTTACATTGGAGATGTCTAACTTCATGAAGAAAAAGTACAGCTTCCCATGTTCGGTTTTGTCTGATGATGCAGCTGCAAGTTCGATTCGGTCTCTTTGCCTCAGCGCTTGCGTTTTTCGTCCCACAACAACACTTGGCTGCTTGAGAAGACTGAACGCATTATCCCTGCTTTCTGTCCAGATTACTGATGAGGGATTAGGGCACTTGCTCTCGAAATCTTTCGCCTTGCAGCAGTTATTTATCTTCCGATGCAATGCGATAACATGCGTGAAGATACCTTCCATGCTGCAGCAACTCAAGCTCCTCACTATTAAATTGTGTGAGAAGCTGCAGGTGGTAGAGATCAATGCTCCAAGGCTCTCCTCTTTTCACTTTGATGGAGCGCTAGTAAAAATCTCGGTTGTGGATCCTTCACCGCTTAGGGATGTCTATTTTTCATCTCCCCGTCAGTCCCGCATGCTGTCTTATGCTCGTACGAGGCTTCCATCCATCACACGAAATGTTAGGTGCCTGACCCTGGTGTCTTCTGATGAG GATGTCAACATCCCAATGCTGCACTCCAAGTTTCCCCGTCTCAAGAAGTTGGAAATTTACATCAAAAGACCACAAGCTGTTCTGTCTTTGATTTCCTTTCTTGATGCTTCTCCGGCCTTGGATTCATTCATCCTGCGC GTAGATGCGAATGTCTTGAGGCCTGATTCTGTTGTTGGAGGCGAGAATGCCGCTGATGATCCAAGGTGGAAGCCAGAGAGCCGACATGATTGTCTCAGACAG GAGGTGTGA